The nucleotide sequence CAGGAACGTCACGTGACAATCGGCTGGGGTCGCGACTACGGTGACGTCTGCCCGATTCAGGGTGTTCTGATTGGCGGAGGTTCGCACGTCCTGTCCGTTTCGGTGGACGTGGCGCCAGTGCTGATTGACGAAACTTAGGCGTCACCCTATAAACGCCGCGCCCCTCGACTTTCGAGTCGAGGTTTGTTTTTTGCTACGATTGGTCCAATCCCTTTGTGCAGGATTGCCCTTGCCATGCTACAAGTTCAGCTCCCTGACGGTTCCGTTGTCGACCATCCTGATCACGTCACCTCGTTCGATGTCGCCAATGCCATCAGCCCACGTCTGGCTGGTGCCGCAGTCGGAGCCATCGTCGCAGGCCAGGTCACAGACCTCAGCCGACCACTGGCCGAAGTGACCGAAGCCCGCCCGGTACCGGTGCAATTGCTGACGGAAAAAGATTCCGCGTCACTGGCCATCCTGCGACACTCTTGCGCTCACATTATGGCACGGGCAGTCATGCGTCTGTGGCCAGGAGTTGAGCTGGCATTCGGTCCCACCACCGGGCACGGCTTTTACTACGATATCGCGTGTTCCCACACGATCAGCGAAGATGATTTCCCCCGGATCGAAGCCGAGATGCAACGAATCATCTCGATGGCAGAACCGTTCGAGCGTTTCATCTGCGATCGCGACGAGGCACTGAAACTCGTCGAGGGAATGTCTCAGAAACTCAAGGTCGAGCACATCAGCACGGGTCTGGCCACCCACCCCACTGTCAGTTTCTATCGTCAGGGCGAATTCGTCGATCTGTGCCGCGGTCCCCACATCCCCGACGCAAAGCGGGTCAAAGCATTCAAGCTGCTTTCCGTCGCCGGCGCTTACTGGAAAGGGGATGCCAGCGGCAAACAGTTGCAGCGACTCTACGGAACCGCCTGGTTCTCGCAGAAAGATCTGGATGCGTACCTCGATCAGGTCAACGAAGCCAAACGACGAGACCATCGCGTCCTCGGGAAGCAGTTGAACCTGTTCACGATCAGTCAGGATGTCGGACAGGGACTTTGCCTGTGGCTTCCCAAGGGAGCAACCATCCGCGCCACCCTGGAAGACTTCATCAAACGGGAACTGATCGCACGCGGGTACCAGCCTGTCTATTCGCCGCATATCGGCCGTGTCGATATGTACGAAACCAGCGGACACTTCCCGTACTACCGCGAGTCTCAATTCGCTCCGATCTTCGGCCACGATGCCGGTGCATTGGTCGACTACTGGGTTCGTCGACTTGACGCACTGATCACCGATGAAACACCCTTCTCAGCCGAGGACGAGAAGAAGCTGATGGAGTCTGCAAAGCTGATGGGAATGGACTTGTCCGACTTCCCCACCAGCTGCCCCCCCGCAGCACGCAAGGACTACCTGCGAGCCTGGGAAAAACAGCAGGAACGCTACCTGCTCAAGCCGATGAACTGCCCACACCATGTGCAGATTTATAAGGCTCAACAGCGAAGTTACCGCGACCTGCCGGTGCGACTGGCTGAATTCGGAACTGTCTATCGTCACGAACAGTCCGGAGAACTCAACGGGATGCTGCGTGTCCGCGGGTTGACCCAGGACGACGCTCATTTGTTTGTGACTCCCGAACAGGTTCTGGAAGAATTCAAATCAACGCTGGAACTCGTCAAGTTCGTGCTGGCCAGTGTGGGACTGAATGACTATCGCGTTCAGCTTTCGTGCCGTGATTCCAAGAACAAATCGAAGTACGTCGGCTCGGATGAAGGCTGGGAAAGCGCTCAGAATGCTCTTCGACAGGTCCTGACCGACATGAAGATGCCGTTCATCGAGCGGGAAGGGGAGGCCGCGTTCTACGGTCCCAAAACCGACTTCATGGTGCGTGACTGCATCGGCCGCGAATGGCAACTCGGTACCGTGCAGCTCGACTTCAATCTTCCCGAACGCTTCCAGCTCGAATACGTCGGTGCGGACAACCAGACCCACCGACCCGTGATGATTCACCGGGCTCCGTTCGGTTCGATGGAACGCTTTACAGGCATGTTGATCGAACATTTCGCGGGCGCCTTCCCACTGTGGCTCGCTCCTGAACAAATTCGCGTGATGTCGATCAGTGATAAGTTCGAGGACTACGCCAAACAGGTCGAAGCACGCTTCCGTGCCGCCGGATTCCGTGTGACCTCCGATCTTCGCGGTGCCAAGATCAATGCCAAAGTCCGCGACGCTCAGGTGGAACTGATCCCGTACATGCTGGTTGTCGGTGGACGCGATGTCGAGAACGGCACCGTGTCTGTTCGTGACCGTATCGACGGTGACCTGGGTGCGATGTCGATCGACGATGCTCTGGCAAAACTGGAACAGGAAGTCGCCCAGAAGACCATTCGCCAGGTCAGCGAATCAAAGTTCCAGCAGTTCGACGAAGCAGAGGAAGCCGCGAACGAGTACTGATTCGCAATCTGTGGGGAACTGCCAGTTGTGTCCTGAAATCAATCATTCAGAGGCCGCCATGAAGTCAGCAGATCTATACGCCCGCCGATTTCAACCACGGATTTTGAAACAAGCGATTCTCTGTTCAGCCCCCACTGGCACAACCCCACTCCGGTCCACGCTGCTGAAGCTGCTGGCCTGTTTCGTACTCATACCGGGGCTTGCTCCTGGTTTTCTTTATGGATCTGAAGCCCCCGGTAGCGCGACTCCTGCTGTCCCTGATCGACTGTCGATGGCCTTGCCGGCAGAACTGATTGCTGCCGTAGGAATCGAATCCAACGTCTACATCGACAATGCAGTACTGTGCCTGAATCCGGCCAACTACGCGTTCGATGTCGTCTGTCCGAAGGGACGTCAATACGCAGAACGATGGACCTGGACCCCCACGGAAGCAGACGTGGGTGCTATCCCCTTTGAACTGATTGTGAGAGACGAAAGTAATCAGATCGTCTCGCGGGGTAGCATGTCAATCAAGGTTGTCGCGGCGAACACGGCTACGAAGCAGGAGCGTTCGCTCCTGCTGATCGGCGACAGCCTGACGCATGCCTCGATCTATGCGAAGCAGCTGCTCAACTTGTCGAACCAGAATGGCCACACTCCGCTCACGCTGGTCGGTTCACATCGCCCGATTGCCGATGCGGCCGAGATCCGGCATGAGGGCTACGGTGGTTGGACGGCCCATCGATTTGCGACCCACTTCACCGGCACAGCCCGTGAGGGTGAATACGCGAAGCGAGGAAGCCCGTTCCTCTACAAACAGCCGGACGATTCCCTGAAACTCGACTTCCCGCAGTACTGCAAAGACGTTAACGAAGGCAAGTTTCCGGATGCCGTCACGATCTTCCTCGGCCCGAACGACATTTTTTCCTATACGGACGAGAACCTGGAAAACGGCATTGAATTCATGCTGACCCATTACGATCAATTGATTGCGATGGTAAGAGCGGCCAGTCCCACAACTCGCATCGGTGTGATGCTACCGGTCCCTGGTGCTGCAAGTCAGGATGCGTTCGGAAAGGACTACGGGACCGGTCAAACCCGCTGGCAGTACAAGCGGAATCAACACAAGCTGGTCCAGGCGATGCTGAAGCGTTACCAGGGCCGTCAGTCCGAGCAAATCCAGGTGATTGGCACGCACCTTAATCTCGACGCAGTCCATAACTATCCGACAGCGACAGTTCCTCCGAACGCACAATCAGAAGAGAAGATTGTTCGCCAGAACAATGGTGTCCATCCCGCCGAATCCGGCTACCGTCAGATCGGCGACAGCGTCTACGCGTGGCTGATTTCGGAATAGATCGCCACGGAAACCGTCCCGCCGACTTCGAGAGTGATTCCAAACATCCGACTCTTCGGGGAGAGCTCGCGCAGTCCCTCGAGCGGACAAC is from Schlesneria sp. DSM 10557 and encodes:
- the thrS gene encoding threonine--tRNA ligase, with the protein product MLQVQLPDGSVVDHPDHVTSFDVANAISPRLAGAAVGAIVAGQVTDLSRPLAEVTEARPVPVQLLTEKDSASLAILRHSCAHIMARAVMRLWPGVELAFGPTTGHGFYYDIACSHTISEDDFPRIEAEMQRIISMAEPFERFICDRDEALKLVEGMSQKLKVEHISTGLATHPTVSFYRQGEFVDLCRGPHIPDAKRVKAFKLLSVAGAYWKGDASGKQLQRLYGTAWFSQKDLDAYLDQVNEAKRRDHRVLGKQLNLFTISQDVGQGLCLWLPKGATIRATLEDFIKRELIARGYQPVYSPHIGRVDMYETSGHFPYYRESQFAPIFGHDAGALVDYWVRRLDALITDETPFSAEDEKKLMESAKLMGMDLSDFPTSCPPAARKDYLRAWEKQQERYLLKPMNCPHHVQIYKAQQRSYRDLPVRLAEFGTVYRHEQSGELNGMLRVRGLTQDDAHLFVTPEQVLEEFKSTLELVKFVLASVGLNDYRVQLSCRDSKNKSKYVGSDEGWESAQNALRQVLTDMKMPFIEREGEAAFYGPKTDFMVRDCIGREWQLGTVQLDFNLPERFQLEYVGADNQTHRPVMIHRAPFGSMERFTGMLIEHFAGAFPLWLAPEQIRVMSISDKFEDYAKQVEARFRAAGFRVTSDLRGAKINAKVRDAQVELIPYMLVVGGRDVENGTVSVRDRIDGDLGAMSIDDALAKLEQEVAQKTIRQVSESKFQQFDEAEEAANEY
- a CDS encoding SGNH/GDSL hydrolase family protein, translating into MKSADLYARRFQPRILKQAILCSAPTGTTPLRSTLLKLLACFVLIPGLAPGFLYGSEAPGSATPAVPDRLSMALPAELIAAVGIESNVYIDNAVLCLNPANYAFDVVCPKGRQYAERWTWTPTEADVGAIPFELIVRDESNQIVSRGSMSIKVVAANTATKQERSLLLIGDSLTHASIYAKQLLNLSNQNGHTPLTLVGSHRPIADAAEIRHEGYGGWTAHRFATHFTGTAREGEYAKRGSPFLYKQPDDSLKLDFPQYCKDVNEGKFPDAVTIFLGPNDIFSYTDENLENGIEFMLTHYDQLIAMVRAASPTTRIGVMLPVPGAASQDAFGKDYGTGQTRWQYKRNQHKLVQAMLKRYQGRQSEQIQVIGTHLNLDAVHNYPTATVPPNAQSEEKIVRQNNGVHPAESGYRQIGDSVYAWLISE